The genomic window aggcacgtttatggaaattacgttaggagatgctacaaaattgcttgataatattatggctaattattctcaatggcacaccgaaagatcttctagtaaaaaagtgcatgctatagaagaaatcaatgttttgagtggaaagatggatgaacttatgaagatgtttgctactaaaaatactcctcttgatccaaatgatatgcctttgtcttccttgattgagaataataatgaatctatggatgtgaattttgttggtaggaataattttggaaacaatgcttatagaggaaattttaatactagaccgttccctagtaatccctctaataattatggaaattcctacaataattcttatggtaattttaataagatgccctctgattttgagaatagtgtgaaagaatttatgatttctcaaaagaattttaatgccttgcttgaagaaaaattgctcaaagttgatgatttggctaggaacgttgatagactttcgcttgatgttaattctcttaaacttggatcttcttctcctaagcatgatatcaatgagtctctcaaagtaatgagaatctccattgacgagtgcaaggaaagaaccgctagattgcgtgctaaaaaagaaagcttcataaaagcgtgttcttctagtctacatgaaaataatgatgaggatcttaaagttattgatgcgtctccgattagatctatgttttgcaagatgaattttgatgattatgggagtgatgatgaatcaactttgcctagaaggcgtcccaaaaattcggaatctttagatcgtgatgttaaatttggtaaaagagagattggagaatcttcaacttctaatattgaacctactatctcggatttcaaggaatttgattatgataattgctctttaaaaggttgtatttccttgttgcaatccgttgttaattctcctcatgcttatagtcaaaataaagcttttaccaaacatatcgttgatgccttgttgcaatcttatgatgaaaaactgaatttggaagtttctatacctagaaaacttaatgatgagtgggaacctactataaagattagaattaaagattatgagtgttttgctttgtgtgatttgggtgctagtgtttccacgattccgaaaactttatgtgatattctaggtttccatgatcttgatgattgctctttaaatttgcaccttgcggattccaccattaaaaagcctatgggaaggatcaatgatgttcttattgttgctaatagaaatttggtgcccgtagattttatcgttcttgatatagattgcaatctttcttgccctattattcttggtagacctttccttagaacgattggtgcgattattgatatgaaggaagggaacattagattccaatttcctttaaagaaaggcatggagcactttccaagaaagaaagtcaaattaccttatgaatctatcatgcgtgctacttatgaatcaagtgccaaagatggcactagttagatctatccttgcttttatgcctagctaggggcgttaaacgatagcgctagttgggaggcaacccaatttttctttatgttctttgtttttgctcctgtttaggaataaatattgcatctaatttctgtttagatgtgtttttatcttttaattagtgtttgtgccaagtagaacctataggataagctacgatgatagttgatttgattctgctgaaaaacagaaactttgcactcacgagaaaaaattcaataaatcacagaaacgtgattttgcattttcttttttctgctgatcaatagacaaattatccagtacgtcctattttggtaggatttttagagttccagaagtttgcgttagttatagattgctacagactgttctgtttttgacagattctgtttttcgtgtgttgtttgcttatttcaatgcatctatggctaataaattagtttataaaccataaggaagttggaatacagtaggtttaacaccaaaataaataaagaatgagttcattgcagtaccttatgtggtggtttcgttttctttcactaacggagcttataagatatcctgttgagttttgtgttgtgaagttttcaagttttgggtaaagcttttatggattatggaataaagggtggcaagagcctaagcttggggatgcccatggcaccccaagatattcaagagtagccaaaatcctaagcttggggatgccccgggaaggcatcccctctttcgtctttgttcattggtaactttacttggagctatattttattcgccacatgatatgtgttttgcttggagcgtcgtgtattatattagtctttgcttgttagtttaccacaatcatccttgctgtaacacaccttttgggagaagcctatttgattagaatttgctagaatactctatgtgcttcacttatatcttttgagcttgatagtttttgctctagtgcttcacttatatcttttagagcacgacggtggtgtcttaattttgaagaaattgctagtctctcatgcttcacttatatcattttgagagtcttttagaacagcatggtatttgcttttgttacaaagttggtcctagaatgatgagcatccaagttgggtataataaaaactatcataggaagtgaattggatgctatgatcaacttgatacttgataattgttttgagatatggaggtagtaatattaaagtcatgctagttgggtgattatggtttaaagaatgcttgtgttgaagtttgtgattcccgtagcatgcacgtatggtgaaccgctttgtgatgaagttggagcacaattttatttattgattgtcttccttatgagtggcagtcggggacgagcgatggtcttttcctaccaatctatccccctaggagcatgcgcgtagtgctttgatttttgatgacttctaaatttttgcaacaagtatatgagttcttttgattaatgttgagtccatggattatacgcaccctttcacccttccaccattgctagcctctcttgtgccgcgcaattttcgccggtaccatacacccaccatactccttcctcaaaacagccaccatacctacctattatggcatttccatagccattccgagatatattgccatgcaactttccaccgttccgttcatatgacacacattacttttgtcatattgctctttgcatgatcatgtagttgacatcgtatttgtggcaaggccaccttcataattttcatacatgtcgctcttgagtcattgcatatcccggtacaccgccggaggcattcatatagagtcatattttgttctagctttgagttgtaaatccataaaagtgtgatgatcttcattattagagcattgtcctcgtgaggaaaggatgatgaaggctatgattcccccacaagtcgggatgagacttcggactttacaaaaagaaaaaaaaagaaagaaaaagaaaaagaaaaaaaaggccaaaaaaaggccaaagaaagaaaaaagagaaagaaaaagaaaaagaaaaaaaaaaatgagagaaaaagagagaagggacaatgctactatctctttttccacacttgtgcttcaaaatagcaccatgatcttcatgatagagagtctcatatgttgtcactttcatatactagtgggaatttttcattatagaacttggcttgtatattccaatgatgggcttcctcaaaagtgccctaggtcttcgtgagcaagcaagttggatgcacacccacttagtttcttttgttgagctttcatatatttatagctctagtgcatccgttgcatggcaatccctactcactcacattgatatctattaatgggcatctccatagtccgttgatacgcctagttgatgtgagactatcttctcctttttgtcttctccacaaccaccattctattccacatatagtgctatgtccatggctcacgctcatgtattgcgtgaaagttgaaagagtttgagattattaaagtatgaaacaattgcttggctcgtcatcggggttgtgcatgattaaatactttgtgtgatgaagatagagcatagccagactatatgattttgtagggataactttctttagccatgttattttgagaagacatgattaccttgattagtatgcttgaagtattactatttcttatgtctttatgaacttttattttgtattatttggatctgaacattcatggcacaatgaaagaaaattacattatgaattatgctaggtagcattccacatcaaaaattctctttttatcatttacctactcaaggacgagcaggaattaagcttggggatgcttgatacgtctccaacgtatctataatttttgattgttccatgctattatattaccccttttgggtgtttatgggctttattctacacatttatatcatttttgggactaacctactaaccggaggcccaacccatattgttgtttttttgcctatttcagtatttcgaagaaaaggaatatcaaacagagtccaaacggaatgaaaccttcgggagcgttatctttggaacaaatctgatccggagagcctggagttcAAGTCAATAAATCTCCGAgagccccacgagataggagggcgccccccccctaggggcacgccccctgtctcgtgggcccctcgagcgtccaccgacgtacttcttcctcctatatatgtccacggaccccgaaaacatccaggagcaccacgaaacacaatttccactgccataaccttctgtatacgcgagatcccatcttggagccttcgccggcactctgccggagggggaatagatcacggagggcttccacatcaacaccatagcctctccgatgagttgtgagtagtttaccacagacctacgggtccatagttattagctagatggcttcttctctctttttggatctcaatacaatgttttccccctctcttgtggagatctattcgatgtaatctctttttgcggtgtgtttgtcgagatccgatgaattgtgggtttatgatcaagtttatctatgaataatattggaatcttctctgaattcttttatgtatgattgagttatctttacaagtctcttcgaattatcagtttggtttggcctactagattgatctttcttgccatgggagaagtgtttagctttgggttcaatcttgcggtgatcttacccagtgacagaaagggttgcaagacacgtattgtattgttgccatcgaggataacaagatggggtttatatcatattgcatgagtttatccctctacatcatgtcatcttgcttaatgcgttgctctgttcttatgaacttaatactctagatgcatgctggatagcggtcgatgtgtggagtaatagtagtagatgcaggcaggagtcggtctacttgttatggacgtgatgcctatatacatgatcatgcctagataaggtcataattattcgtttttctgtcaattgctcgacagtaatttgttcacccaccttaatacttatgctctcgagagcagcctctagtgaaacctatggcccccgggtctatctcttatcatatttgctttcaatctacttttatttgcatctttacttttctgcatctatatcacaaaataccgaaaatatatttatcttatcatactatctctatcagatctcactttcgtaagtgaccgtgaagggattgacaacccctttattgcattggttgcgagttctcagtttgtttgtgtaggtgcgtgggacttttgaggagcctcctactggattgataccttggttctcaaaactgagggaaatacttacgctacactttgctgcatcaccctctcctctttggggaaaaccaacgctagctcaagacgtagcaggggagaacacttataccttgaaatttagtaagggatcatcttataatgctaccgccatacttaacgcggttgatgtagtcgaacatcttctcgaatcaaccgatcaagtaccgaacgtacgacagctccgagttctacacacgtttagctcgatgacgtccctcaaactctttatccagcagagtgtcgatggagtcgatgagttccgtcagcacgacggcgtgatgacggtgttggtgatgtgatccgcgcagggcttcgcctaagcactacgatgatactatcggaggagtaaacggcggagggggggcaccgcacatggctaagataaTAATTGTTGTTCATTGGgctgcccctacccccgtatataaaggaggagggaggaggaggccggcctagaggGGCGTGCCATGGGGGGAGCCCTACTACtaccagtcctagtaggattcccctttccttttccgAAGTGGCaaagagggaaagggagagggagtaggagagggaaatgggggcgccgcctcctcccctagtccaattcaaacTCCCATGGGGGGCACCCCTTATGGGCTGTACCCTCTGTCTCccgtggcccatgtaggcccattacttccccggggggttccgataacctcccggtactccagaaaacaTCCGAAATTTCCTGAAACTatttcggtgtccgaatgtaacctttcaatatatcaatatttacctctcgaccattttgagactcctcgtcatgtccatgatctcatccaagactgtgaacaaccttcggtcaccaaaacacataactcatataatactaatcgtcatcgaacgttaagcatgcggaccctacgggttcgagaactatatagacatgaccgagacacctctccggtcaataaccaatagcggaacctagatgctcatattggttcccacatattctatgaagatctttattggtcgaaccgcaatgtcaacatagctATTCCCTTtttcatcgttatgttacttgcccgagattcgatcatcggtatctctatacctagttcaatattgttaccggcaagtctctttactcattgcgtagtgcatcatcccgtaactaactcattaatcacattgcttacaaggctttatatgatgtgcattaccgacagggcccagagatacctctccgatactcggagtgacaaatcctaatctcgatctatgccaacccaacaaacacctttagagatacATGTAgggtatctttataatcacccaactacgttgtgacgtttcatagcacacaaggcattcctccggtgtccgggagttgcctaatctcatagtcggatgaatatatatttgacacgaagaaagcagtagcaataaaactgaacgatcattatgctaagctaatggattggtcttgtccatcacatcattccactaatgatagatccctttatcaaatgacaactcatgttcatggctaggaaacttaaccatctttgagcaacgagctagtctagtagaggcatactagggacatgtatttttgtctatgtattcacacatgtatcaaggttccggttaatacaattctagcatgaataataaatatttatcatgaataaggaaatataaaataataacttcattattgcctctaggtcatatttccttcacacacatGGAACTCTCTACAAAACCGTGCCAAGTTTCTATGGTTACAATTGAGAGCGACTACTTCTGGCTCGAAAAGATTTCTCTTCAGTCGGTTTTCCCTCCACCATTTGATATGCATCCAACGGGCCCATAACCTTCTTCTTCCCCCAGGCCCAATGCGATCACACACTGCAGCCTTGCCGCCGCCACCATCACCGGTCATTCCTCTAACACACCTCCACTTGAACCCTATAACCCGCCGCATCCTACGTGTCCTCCGTCGACGATGCCATGACAATTTGCGTCGTCCCTGCCTCCGTCTAGGTCCTAGCTCTACATCTTGGAGACAGTCGCGACAGGCAGTATCACCTCCATCTCGGCCTTAGCGCCGTCTCACCTACTTCTTAGTCACATGTCAACTAACGTGGATGAAAATTCCAGTCAGCTAATAAATAGCAAACACAGTTATAGTTACAAGAAATTACTTCGCTTATAAGGTGAAGGGTCTCAAAAGAATTTAATTACACCCTCGCTGTAAAATTTGTCGATCAGGATGTTGACTCTTCCAAGGGTTGATTATGAACCAAAAGTTTCATATAGAAATAGGAGATTACAACCAAGAACCAAGAAAAAAGAGCATATAAGGAAGCTATCACACCGTACCTCTCCAGCTGAATTTTGGTTTTTGCACAAATTGTACAACTTCGGCCCTTTTGGGGAGATGTCAAATTACCAAGTCCCTCATTATATCATTCGGCTTAGGACGCATACAAAACTATAGAGTTATATATGTTAGGCAAAAAGGGATTAAATCAAATAAAGCCACTCAGGAAAAGGGCCATGAAAAGATTTCACGTCCACTAAGAAAAGGTAAATGAATTGAAACAATTTTCTGAAGGTACAACTTGCTATTAATAAGACCATTCTTGTTTCTATTAGCAAAGAAAAAAAGGTGACGTAGTTTGAGGCTAAGCTCCAATTACAAAAGGCTTTGCCTTTTGTGGGAAGAGATGAAAAACCCATCAGTCGCCATCATATTGGACTACCCTAGCAAAAGCTAGGTCAGACATGCATAAGCTCCTTAATTCTGTAAATATCATTTTCAGTCCGGAGAAATACGTTTTGGCTCTCTGGTGTAGTGTAGGTGCAACTTATACGGGAAAATAGTAATTCCAAGAAAGATGAAGAAGTTCTGAAACATTTTCAGAAACAAACTTGACCTTCAATTGTATTCGTATAAAAAGTTTTGTTAAGAAAAAACTCCCATTGCCTTTAGTGCAAAAAAAACAAGGACTAAAAGCATGAATATTACCTTGTATATAGTGCTGATTTTTGATCCACCTAGAATAGCATGAAAGTCATTCATTGACAAAAACATAATTTTATAACTTTTTTCAGAATTGCTATTTTTCTTCCCATATAGGGTGCTCCTACACCCGAGAGCCAAAGGTGCTTGTCCCTGCTCTGGGGTGCAAGTGCACCTGATATGATGTTTTTAGTAATTCCAAAAAGAGTCAAAAAAACGATGAAACATTTTGGTAAACAAAGTTGACCTTCTATTGTATGAAAATGTCAAATGAAGGCCCagctccatggaggccttaatTGAAAACTATGAAATTCAGACTTTCCAGttttaaaaaattatgaaaaaaatacacaTATACCTAGAGACAAAGTGTACATGTGTGTAATTTTTCATGTCAAAATACGAGGGCTTCAGAAAGACAATTTTGTGCATTTTAAGCATATGTACTGTTGATCCTCAAAGTCTACAATTTTGTGCAGCTCGAATTTTAAGGCTATTCATCCTATAATTTTACACAGATACACATTATATCCTTGTAAACATGTATATtgagttttatattttttttactttaaaaaattgattttttttttaaattaagcCCTCTATGGAATTCAGTCTCCAAAATGCCATACTCTGTTGTACTTGTGTAAGAAATGACATTcacggatttttttttgaaaaaaatcaacaaTATATACAAGTCATCATTCACGTTTTTCGTCGTCGGATTTTTATTTTCCGAAGTCCATGGGACATTTTTTTCTTGGCATCACAGAAGGTCAAATTTGTTTTCAAAAATGTTTCAGAACTTTTTACGTTTTTTTGGAATTACTTCCCACATATGTGCTCACACCCGAGTACTATGGCATTTCCCAAGTTCTGTCCAGATAAAAGAGGTTTGTGCATAAAACACATCACTCTTTTAACCCCCACGCAATCATGGCTGCTTTATTTTTCGTTGTGTCAAAATAAATGTATTAGAAAATCAGTTCATAATACACTGAATCGGTTATCTCAAATATCCTCATACCTCGATCAATCGGATTTGGAGATTCTCACATGTTCATTCAGGCAAAGCAGAATAACATTTCTGAATTCTCAATTCTAACTGGAATTTCCTTTTTCTATCCTCCCAAAAGGCAGACATTTGTTAAGATGAAAATGCCAACATCCAGGATTTTTCTCCCCGGTGAGAGAAGCACttcagaactactccctccgttcggaattacttgtcttgaaaatggatgtatctagaactaaaatacatctagatacatccatttttgcgacaagtaatttcgaacggagggagtagttcgttTTCCACCTAATCTGCTATTCCACATGTTCTGCTCTTATCCAGTTTTCCGTTAAGTTACAAATACAGCTTTCTGAATTTTCAGAAGACTGAGAAGAAACGAACATCTTGGATTTTTCAATAGCAAATGTGGCCAAGAGAATCGCATGTTTTATTCAGGCGAAGCCGGAGATCATCCCCATTTCCATTAACGAAACATCAAACCATCACCAGTGCGCACGAATCGATACGACACACACTCTCTCTAGCAGACGAGATCAAAAGACAGAGAAACCATCACTCATCATCACAGGAAACTCAGTACCCACTCAGCCACTCAAACTCTGCTTCGATTCGACGCGCACACAATGCATACCAGCTCAGGCAACCTGGACCTGGAtggtcttgggcttcttgggcTCGGGCGGCGGCAGCTTCTCGACGGTGACGGTCAGCACGCCGTCGCGGCACGCGGCGGAGATCTTCTCCATGTcggcgttgccggggagcatgAACTTGCGCATCAGCTTGCCCATGCGGCGCTCCATCGGCAGGTACTTGGcgtcctccttctcctccctcctccgctCGCCGCTGATGACCAGTACCCGCTCGTCCTCCACCTGCACCTGGATGTCGCCGGAACCCAGCCCCGGCATGTCCACCACGAACGCGTACGCGCCCGGCAGCTCCTTCACGTCCGCCGGGGTGGCTGCCATGGCGCGCGCGTCCCGGACGTAGGCACGTGTAGGGCCCTGCTTCtcgccggcggcgacgccggcctCGCCGTCTGGGATATCCAGCAGGTGCTGCAGTGCCGTCATCATCGGGTTCTCCAAGCCGAACACCATGCCCGCCATTCTCGCTCGCTGATCTCGAGCTCGGTCGATCTCCTCGGGTTGGACTTGCGTTGGATTGCTTGTTGAATTTTGTGGAATGCTTTGGTGGGGATGCGATGGCGAGGCGGAGGGAGTTTATGTAGGTCGCCGTTGGCGGGGAGTCTGGAAGGTAATGGAAACTTCTGAAATGTGGTGGAACGAGCGCGGAGCAGTCTTCGGCCGCTGAGGAGAAAGTTCTAGACGTTCGACCTTCGGAATTGTTGTGCGGTAGcctcgggccccacatgtcattcgGGGCAGCAGAGAGATATCTTTTTCCAGGACTAGGATACGCATAGGGAGATTTTCGTTGTGAAAAAAAAACGGCATACCGAGATTTTTCCTAGGAGCAAAGGGACTTTTATTCAAAACTATTACTACATtattgtagtgtcaaaaacgtcctTTAACTTGTacaattattctcttttctataaagctaaggtacgtcATTGGCATTACCCTTGAAAAAACGTCTTTTAATGTAAAAAATGCTCCAACACTACGCTATTGTAAAAAACACTGTTATAttagggacagagggagtagtaaatgtTGCATGTGCGCCAGGCACGTGTTTAGAATAATAATCATATGGAAATACTAAGTACCGAACGTCAGTTTTCTGAATTGTCGTCCAAATGCTTTCGTAGCCGTCGCCTGAATCTTGCCGTGCTCCTCATGCCACGTCGTCACGAGCGAATGGTTCGCGTCAGGCTGCGGTCGCCTGAGCGCCTTATCCACTCGCAGCTCCACCGCTTTCCCTACCACCCATTCCCCACCCCACCCTCCACAGTCTACTATCTCTCGTCGTCGAATTTGAAGCCGAGACGACCGGCGTTGGGCAGGCGGGACGGAGGCGAAGCCCGTCTGGCAGTCGGAGTTATGTCGGGCGGCACACGAGTGCAGTGTGTTGGTCGGGCGAGCGTGACCTCGAGGAGCAACACGTTGCGACCTCCACGCTGTAGGGCGGGAATCGACACCTCTCCGACCGCCTCCACGCCGCCGGGCTGGTAGAGGAGGACGGGGACCAGCTGGCCGCCGTCAacgacgggaatatgcatggtgccGGGCCTGTTGCCATGGTGACCCTCCTCGCCGTCCTGCACTCGACGCCCATCATGGAGATGTCGCCATGACCCTTCTCCCTTGTGATTGAGGCACAAAGCAGAGGAAGATGGGGAAGAATACGACGTGGTGCCCATGGCCTTCATCGAACCCGACGACGAATCGTCACTGAGCGTATTCACTCATCCATTTTTCTCTCTTTCATGCTACTACTGATGGACGCATAGTGGCCATTGACGAGATTTTTTGGTCATGTTATGTGTCATTTTAGTTCGATAAAACTCATAGGTAGGAGTAGATGGCATTTTTacggtgtttttcttttcttttggtaaGCTCCACATTGTGTGTGTATTTAGTTCCCTAACACCTTAGTGATGGCAGTTTTCATTTTCAGTAACCATGTCATCATTTTCGTCAAATGAGGTGATCAGCATGTATGTGTCAAGCtattttttgcttttgttttgctTCACATACATGTATTTATAGTTCATAGTTCTGCTCTAATTTTCATAATCATGGCAATTAAGTATGTGCATAGGTGGCTATTTTTTTAAAATTATCATGGCATCTTTGTGTGTACAAGAATTGGGGTTCAGACTATATCCATGTTGTCGGCAATAGTTATATTAATGTTTTGACATGTAAACTTagttttgtttgccatgataactATAGTTATTttgtgatggcccacaagtataggggatcacgatAGTCCTCGAGGGTAGTATTTTAcctaatttattgattcgatacaataagagccaaagaatatttataagccttaACAGTTGAGTTGTCCATTTAACCAAGCATGAGAAGCCACTTCTGTGCAGCAATTTATTAGTAGCATAGTAACATGAtaacaatgatagcagtagtaaTGGTAAAAATAGCAGTAATAGCAGTTTTGTGGCAATTAGATCAGCATCGGTTGGATCAGC from Triticum aestivum cultivar Chinese Spring chromosome 3B, IWGSC CS RefSeq v2.1, whole genome shotgun sequence includes these protein-coding regions:
- the LOC123065006 gene encoding 17.5 kDa class II heat shock protein-like encodes the protein MAGMVFGLENPMMTALQHLLDIPDGEAGVAAGEKQGPTRAYVRDARAMAATPADVKELPGAYAFVVDMPGLGSGDIQVQVEDERVLVISGERRREEKEDAKYLPMERRMGKLMRKFMLPGNADMEKISAACRDGVLTVTVEKLPPPEPKKPKTIQVQVA